The nucleotide window TGGTCTACCGCAGGTGCAGTAGACAGACAACCATGCATGAGGTGCTTGGCGTGGCAGGTTCTTCCTCTAGAGATCATGTGCATGTCCATCATCCGGTGGTTGCGTCCGTAGACACTGATATGACTGAAGGTAATGATGTTAAATTGATGAGTTAAATGAATGTCGCTCGCAAAATTACATTGTTCTTATAATGAGAACTTGGTCATTTTTTGTTCTGTGCAGCAGTTGTGCCGGATGCTTTGCAGATGCAAAATGATGGGCTTGCAGGAATTGCCACGACCACACCAATAGGGAACAGGAGGTTGGCACTGCCTGGTAATGGGGAACAAACCAACCCGGTCCCTCTTGGTTAGTACAAAAAGACATGGTTCACTTATTCAAGCAAAATGCAAGTCAGGTAGCTAATCGTGTCCCCGCTGACGTGCTTGCAGCGGTTGTTCCTGCTTTGCCACCTGCACGTGATTACGGCTACTCTCCATTTGAGCTGGATCTACAACATTTTTTCTACCCTAACCAAGTATGCCTGGATTTGTACGAGAGCGTTGAACTTCTCAGTCGGGCTTCTGAGCTCAGCAGGTGGGTTTGTTTCCAATGCTTGCACTGTGCATGTGGACAGAGCGGATTTGACTCATGCTAACAGTGGAATTAATTGTTGTCCCTAAACAGGACTTGGTTCGAGCATCACACCCCCACGGTGCTACAGATAGATGGGCATAAGATGAAGTACCAATTCAGTTTGCATGGTGAGATGATGTACAATGGCCTTGACGCCTGGGTGCGTGGTTGGAACGACAGGGAGAGGAGCATGATGCAGAGAGTTGATATCCCAAACTGGAGAGGATTGCTACCACATGATGATGTGGTAAGTTCATCATGTGCAGGAAAATGATTTTGAAAAAGGGTGTGAATGGTGATTCAAACTGATAGATCTGCGTGCGTGTATTTTGTTTGCAGCTCCGCATTGAAAATATTGATACTGACAACGCCCGTGTTGTGCTCATTGCGATGCTTTCGACGCCCAAGCTTGGTTTCCCACTCTGCATGTGTCGTCTGGTACGTTCAATACTACTAGCAGCTGCATTTCTTCTTTATGGCTGGGACACTGAAAACTACCTGCATTTGATTGCAGCTCTTGTTCCCTCTGTGGCTTGCTAACGACTGGTCCCTATACGCCTTCGACATGGAGCTGACCAGGGTCACGGTGATGGACCCATTGTACACGCAGGTGGGGTCACCAGTGTACAAGAGGAAGCACGGGGCGACCGTGCGCATGCTGCTTAAAGGGCTCAAAATCCTGGGGACCATCCTGTTTGGCGGTTGGGAGATGGATATCTCCAAATGGACTGTTCGGTACAACATTGATATGCACATAGCTTGTGGTAGGTGTGTGCAAGTATACATCATTCCGCGCTCTTATATTGCTAAGTGGGCTGCTTTAAATCTTCCTCTTATATTGTGATCTGCAGCGGTGAATCGCCTGGCTACATTGCGCACTATGCGGACAACTTCAATGCTTACGAGCTGGAGGAAGCCGTTCCTGAAGTAAGCACCAACCTACATGATCTTGGTTCCTCCATGAATTAGTACTCATAATGAAAGTAATGATCAACTTAACGTTTTGTTCATGTGTGTTGGAAAAAGGTTGGTCTTCCCCTGCGTCGGAAAAGGATGCTCTATGAGACAATTGCCTGCTCGGGTAACACTGCTCCTCACCCAGGATTCATGGAGGAAGTGGAGGTGGAGGAGTAGAACACTGGACTCCATGTTGTCGACATGTCACCCTTTTGGAGCTGCTGCGTGCAAGGACATGTTTGATTACATCCGGTGAGGATGGAAGTTGTACTTTTTTTGTAGCTGTCTTGTTGACAGTTCTGTAAGCCCATTGTGTGATGGGCTTTGCAATGTGCTATGTGTTAAACCTATGTGGTGCTTGTCTAAGTATTTTGGCATGGAACTGTACCAGCCATTGAAACCTATGACCAATCAATGTTTGTTTCTATGAATGGTGTATGCTGGAACTTATCATGGTTGAACTTGTGCTGTTTTCAAGTGTTAAGTTTACTCCCATAAAATCACTGTGGATGGCTCTGGAAGCAGCTCCCTTGGCACGTGACGGGTCTGCCATGCAGGTGAATTCAAAAACACTTGTGACCTGTGAGAGCCGTTGCCCACCACTGCTTCCGAAAGGTGACCGTTGGTGGGAGCCCTTGGCTATATATACACCACGTCGGCTAAACTACGTTGGGCTTCACTCCAGCAGCATCAAAACTTCCCAAACACATGTCGTCCTCTTTCTCTTCAAGCTCAAGGTCTGCTTGTTCATCCCAGAGGCGCTGGGCTGCCACAAGCAGGTCGCCGGTGCCGTACAGGGTAGGTCCTCTTGACTACAAACCAGCGATGCCATGCTGGTGCAAGGAGAGACCCAAGGCGGTCATGTGGATCTCCTGAAGCGATGATAACCGTGGAAGAAGATACAAGACATGCGCCAAGTCGCGGGTATGTGTTCTACTAAAACTAGTTGGCTGGTCTATGATTCCTACATTCTGAAGTTATTTTGTGGTCAAATCCCGTCAGACTGGAGGCTGTGAAATGTACGTGTGGCATGACGATCGTATTGAGGATCCGTTCCTCAAACAACTCCTCATTGATCTCCGCGACAGGGTGCGTCACTTAGAGAGGATCAACTCAGAGTTACGAGATGCAGCAAGTGTGGTGGCACAACACCGCTCTACCCAGCTAGAACTACCTCCTGCTCCTATAGACAATTTAGCTATGAATCAAGGACCTGGCTATGTCAAGGGTTTGCACTGTTCATGCTGCTGGCAGCATTTTGTTGCAAGTGCTTCTTCGGTTAGGAGCAGTGAACTTTTAACTGCATCCACAAAAAAGCTTGTGTTCTAGATGTGATAGTTGTAACCCTAGCAGTCCATCAGCTGTTGTTGAGTACTTGCCTTTGTTTTTGTCCTAGCAGTTGAACTTGTACCTCTGAATGTATGTGGTAAACTAGTGTGAACTAGTTGCATATGAAATTTGGTTTCTATCAGATGTGCTAGAAATTTGCACTCGACACACATAAGTAGTAACCGATCGTCAGACATAGTTTCGTGCCAGGTGGCCCGTGAAATGGTTGTAATCTCTAGTTATATTACAATCCAGTTGGGAAGAAATTTCCGGTAGTTAGAACGGTATTCTAAAGAGCAGTGAATAATACTTTGACTGCTTCAAGGGTGTCGTTTGCTACTGGAGTTTGGTTGCCTTGCATCCTCATTAGTTCGTAGATCATTAGGCTGCTGTGTGATGCAAGTGTGTCCTGCAGCAAAAGATGGTGTGGATTAGCAAAAAAACGCATTTTCCATGGGAGTATGATGCTAGACCAACATACTTCGTTTAGTGGTATCTGTAGCTTGTCGCCATCGTAATTCCATGCAAAGAAGGTGGCACACAACCCAGTCTGATCTCTGCATTTGGGTGGATTCAAAAAAGCCAAAGGGACAAGTTAAAACAATGCGAGTAATATGTGAACTAATTACAAAGGGCGAGTGGTCGATGGGCCAAAAGCATACTTCTCAATATTTTCCCTCATTATGATCGGAAAAGTGCGCCCCCAGTGGCTTGATTCACAATGCCAAGAGCTGAAGAAATTCTGGAGGCATGTGAACAATGCGGCATGGAGTTTGTTGCTAACAAATTCATGCATGCTGACTCGGCGGTTGCTATAGCCAAACGGGCCAACTGCTGGGTCTAATACAATTATTCTTTTGCGCAACATATCAAAAGCATAGACAGTCCAACCATCAGGCAGTATCGTCGGGATGTACCACTGCATATGGATAGGCATCTCAGTGATTGGCATTGCAAACTTAAACAATACTTCTAATAACACGACCTACCATTCGGCACGAAGCTGGGTTGCAGGATGCTGTTCCTTCTTGGAAGCTGGCCCTGATTGATTGTACAGTCATTGGGTCGGCGTTCGATAAAACAGTTGTCTACAAAAATGCGGTTCAGGGGGGTTTTCATCAAAGCAACCAAATGGGTGAATTATATGGGGATGCTGGGAACACTCACAGCAAAGTCGGGCTTGACGAATTTCCTCCATATCTGTCCAATACTGTCCTTTGAGAAAAACAAATCAACTTGCCCAAGCCTACGAAAAATAGTTGTAGCCATCTCATGGGTCATTGCATCGTTAGATGCAAGCTGACGCTGGATTTCAACACCCTCTAATGTTACGAGTCTTGGCTTAGGATGCACGATCCATTTCCTGCAGTGGGTTCATTGGGGAAATGCAGTTACTAAGTGGGAAGATGAAAAATGATGGTGAGTATTCAGTAAAAAAATTATTGCACAGGGGGGGGGCGATCTTGCCTCTCAAGGTTTAACATCCAGGTTGCACTCATCCAGTCTTTTATGGCCCTGAGTACAGTTGGGTTTGGTGGCACTGGGACTGATCTGGCGACCCAAGGATCTCTTCCAAATTTGCATTGAGGGAGATCGATCTTCAAATGTGCTCCATCGGTGGTTGATCCAAACAATATGAATCCGGGTGCTGGACGTATCTCAGCATAGTAAGTAACCAAGATGGCTGTAAGGTCATCATAAAAAGCAGCAATTTTGCTCGCAAATTCCTTGACAGTTGCATCCTGGGATATGGGGATTTGATTGAGTGGTTCTTGCCCACATGTTGGTGTTGCGGCGAGGGCGGTCTCTGTCTCTCGTGAACATGTTTTCTTTGCTGTGCCCGACTGTATGCTTGATGATAAACTGCCATCCCTTTTCCTAGACACGGAACTATTGACATACAGGCAACCTGCAAAAATAGATAATGGGTAGTGTCAGATTGGGTCATCGTGTATATGCATTCAAATTTCATAACGTAAACACGATGGATCGTTTACCTCCAGGGTTGCTTGGTGCTGGTAGTCGGGGTCCAATCTTGCTGGCTAACGGCGTGCAGAATTGAGTTTGATCTGTTGATACATGAGGGGGGGGTCGCAAGTATTTGTTCCTTCGTTTTCCAAGATGCATTTTTTGTTGCCATGTGCCTTACAACAAGTGCAACTCTCTGCTAAGCATGACATAAGCTTGTCTGTGAAATTAAACATATTGGACTGGAATGCTTGACGCATTTTTGATATGTTTGCTAGGCCGCGAGCATTCTGCTCCCGTAGAAGTATACCAAGCTTCTGCGCTGACTGGATAATCAAATATAAAAATTGGGTTAGTTGCGAGGGAAAACAATATGATGCTGAAAAAAATGTTTGAATGCCTCCTTGACTGAATATAAGTGACTTACTATACTTGGGTAGCGTGTTCGTATGTAATTTGAAAACTCCTGCGGACCAGTTTTGGCATAACTACTTCGCAACATCGGCGTGCATGTGGCGTTTCCCCTCTTGGGAGCCGGTGCCGGCTTTGCTGGCTTTGCTGTGGGACATTCCTTAGAAGGGAAGCCAATTAGATTGCTCACTGACAGCTCGGTCCGTACCTGTTGAGTTGCGAATATGGTCATTGCATGTCATGAATGAAAATGATTGCATTACCAATCAGTAATATATTTTAGCACTGGGGGGCGGGGGTACCGTTGCACCGTGGAAGGAAACTTCACCCGCACCAACATTGACTGTAATTTTTTTCCAccatcttcttcatcgcatcatagTTGTACAGACCTATCCGCGGTGTTACACCTCGCAACATGTTTAGAACGCCTAGATCAAGACTATCTAGTACGTAAAGCTATGATAAAAAGCCCATTAGCCAAAACAAATGATCATATGAATCTGAATAACATCAAAAAGTATGGGGAAAAAATTATTCATGAAGATCCCTGAAACAGAGTGAAAAATACCTGCAGGAACAGATGACAGCCAACTATGTGGACAGTTGGGTTTCTCTTGGACACATCTGCTTTGAACTTCCTCACAGTTTGGAACAGTCTTGAAACAGTCCTTCTCTATCTGTGTGGATGATTCTGTGATGGCTCGATTTAAGTACGCCTCAGCCGCTTTAAGACTGTGCGTGCCTCTTTCGCTAAATGATGCAGCCACACGCGTGTACTCAATACATGCTTCTGACGGCTCCACGCCTTCACCTTCTATGACTGTATTACCACATGGGATGCCAAAAACATAATTAAAGTGTTGGTCACGTAATTCAAGCAAACCTTGGCCCTCTAAATTTATTATGCTGGAATCTACATCAACCCTATCCATTAGGTAAGCGCTGTACTTAAGGCTGATCTTCTGCCATGATTTGAGCTCTAGCATTCCATCGAATCCGGTTTCCTTGATTAAATGTCGCTTAAAATCACTAAACTGGCCTATGACCGAACCAACTTTGAGCAAAGATAGCCTGGACGTAAAGCACGGCGTGCCTGGCAAACCTGATGAACCACCGGATCCATCACAGTCGCTATTCCAATCTTTAGGTGACTGCTCGCTGTTCTCTACTCGATTGATAACCATAGCTGCTTGAATCCCACTAAATAAATCGAACATCTTCACCGTCTAGAACTAAGGCCCCTTGATTAGAAATCCTATAGTATGAGAGCAAGATCTAAGAACAGTGAGGAGTGAGCATTACGACCGAACATGTAAATGCTGGAGGTGTGGTTGTGGTGAGTACCTCTTGCTTAGGCCTGCCCCGGCTGACTGACGGAGGAGGGTAAGCCTAGCCGCCGTCGACCAGCTCCACGGCGAGGGGGCTGTTCGTCCGCCTTTGCTCCGTCTGGTGGATTCTCCTTGGGCGGCGAAGAACAGAGACACAGGTCTGCCTTGACTCTGCCTGAGGTGGGTGGGGCGAGGTAG belongs to Triticum urartu cultivar G1812 chromosome 7, Tu2.1, whole genome shotgun sequence and includes:
- the LOC125523849 gene encoding uncharacterized protein LOC125523849 isoform X1, with amino-acid sequence MVEETQAKVFEEIRNKVDAKRHRDLEDTLGDFMERVKKQAPMAAAFPNVSKTSHRPRTMTVVAQDLAETSREAARSLMSVVVDNEETRVQPESHGLAAATRGVQGPHLNACPGVLVGLLGKETAVQEPVDEPEDKPMIVDRKGKGPAIDVVYRRCSRQTTMHEVLGVAGSSSRDHVHVHHPVVASVDTDMTEAVVPDALQMQNDGLAGIATTTPIGNRRLALPGNGEQTNPVPLAVVPALPPARDYGYSPFELDLQHFFYPNQVCLDLYESVELLSRASELSRTWFEHHTPTVLQIDGHKMKYQFSLHGEMMYNGLDAWVRGWNDRERSMMQRVDIPNWRGLLPHDDVLRIENIDTDNARVVLIAMLSTPKLGFPLCMCRLLLFPLWLANDWSLYAFDMELTRVTVMDPLYTQVGSPVYKRKHGATVRMLLKGLKILGTILFGGWEMDISKWTVRYNIDMHIACGSGESPGYIAHYADNFNAYELEEAVPEVGLPLRRKRMLYETIACSGNTAPHPGFMEEVEVEE
- the LOC125523849 gene encoding uncharacterized protein LOC125523849 isoform X2; amino-acid sequence: MVEETQAKVFEEIRNKVDAKRHRDLEDTLGDFMERVKKQAPMAAAFPNVSKTSHRPRTMTVVAQDLAETSREAARSLMSVVVDNEETRVQPESHGLAAATRGVQGPHLNACPGVLVGLLGKETAVQEPVDEPEDKPMIVDRKGKGPAIDVVYRRCSRQTTMHEVLGVAGSSSRDHVHVHHPVVASVDTDMTEVVPDALQMQNDGLAGIATTTPIGNRRLALPGNGEQTNPVPLAVVPALPPARDYGYSPFELDLQHFFYPNQVCLDLYESVELLSRASELSRTWFEHHTPTVLQIDGHKMKYQFSLHGEMMYNGLDAWVRGWNDRERSMMQRVDIPNWRGLLPHDDVLRIENIDTDNARVVLIAMLSTPKLGFPLCMCRLLLFPLWLANDWSLYAFDMELTRVTVMDPLYTQVGSPVYKRKHGATVRMLLKGLKILGTILFGGWEMDISKWTVRYNIDMHIACGSGESPGYIAHYADNFNAYELEEAVPEVGLPLRRKRMLYETIACSGNTAPHPGFMEEVEVEE